One Lycium barbarum isolate Lr01 chromosome 5, ASM1917538v2, whole genome shotgun sequence genomic window carries:
- the LOC132641314 gene encoding ACT domain-containing protein ACR4-like isoform X1, whose translation MIMDYWCTSLTVDDEFEKLVRRMNPPRVTVDNTSDKKTTLIKVDSANKRGSLLEVVQVLTDMNLIIRRAYISSDGEWFMDVFHVTDEYGNKLTEDNVAERIQQSLGPKGCSFRSLTRSVGVQSAAEQTTIELTGRDRPGLLSEIFAVLTDHKCNVVAAEVWTHNSRMASVVYITDEENGLSIDDTDRLAKIRQLLLYVLKGERDRRGANTAVSVGSTHKERRLHQMMYADRDYDKDDMDCISSDRTKPLVTVESCAEKGYTVVNLRCADRPKLIFDTVCTLTDMQYVVYHGTLIAEGLEAYQEYYIRHMDGYPISSEAERQRVIQCLEAAIKRRISNGIRLELCGDDRIGFLSDVTRIFRENGLSVSRAEVTTRGSQAVNVFYVIDASGSQVKSETIEAVRKEIGQTVLRVKDNDVCSSASPPQQTARFSLGHIFRSSSEKFLFNLGLIKSCS comes from the exons ATGATAATGGACTACTGGTGTACTTCTCTTACTGTTGATGATGAATTTGAGAAACTTGTACGTAGAATGAACCCACCAAG GGTTACTGTTGATAATACATCTGACAAGAAAACAACTCTGATCAAG GTTGATAGTGCCAATAAAAGAGGAAGCTTATTGGAAGTGGTTCAGGTTCTAACTGATATGAACTTGATAATTAGGAGAGCTTATATATCTTCTGATGGGGAATGGTTTATGGATG TATTTCATGTTactgatgaatatggaaataagCTCACTGAAGATAACGTTGCTGAACGCATTCAGCAG TCACTGGGACCGAAGGGCTGCAGCTTCCGTTCTTTGACAAGATCCGTGGGTGTTCAATCTGCAGCGGAGCAGACAACCATAGAATTAACTGGGCGGGACCGTCCAGGATTACTCTCGGAGATCTTTGCTGTACTCACGGACCACAAATGTAATGTGGTAGCAGCAGAAGTGTGGACTCATAATTCAAGAATGGCATCAGTTGTGTACATAACTGATGAAGAGAACGGATTGTCAATAGATGATACTGATCGGCTTGCTAAAATCAGGCAATTGCTTTTGTACGTTTTAAAAGGGGAAAGAGACAGGCGAGGTGCCAACACTGCAGTTTCTGTTGGTTCCACTCATAAAGAGAGGAGGCTACATCAAATGATGTATGCTGATCGCGATTATGATAAGGATGATATGGATTGTATATCGAGTGATCGGACTAAGCCCTTAGTAACTGTAGAAAGTTGTGCAGAAAAAGGCTACACCGTTGTGAATTTAAGATGTGCAGACCGTCCTAAGCTGATCTTTGATACAGTGTGCACATTAACCGATATGCAGTatgtggtatatcatggtacCCTCATTGCTGAAGGACTGGAGGCTTATCAG GAATATTACATTAGGCATATGGATGGATATCCAATCAGTTCTGAAGCAGAGAGACAGCGCGTGATACAATGCTTGGAGGCGGCTATAAAGAGACGAATTTCTAAT GGAATAAGACTGGAATTATGTGGTGATGACAGAATTGGGTTTCTATCGGATGTAACTCGCATATTTAGAGAGAATGGTCTTTCTGTTTCCAGGGCTGAGGTAACGACAAGAGGCTCGCAAGCTGTTAATGTTTTCTATGTTATTGATGCATCAGGAAGTCAAGTTAAAAGTGAAACCATTGAAGCAGTCCGTAAAGAAATAGGTCAGACCGTTCTTCGTGTCAAGGACAACGATGTCTGCTCCAGTGCTTCACCACCACAGCAAACTGCGAGATTCTCTTTGGGACATATATTCAGATCAAGCTCAGAGAAATTTCTGTTCAACTTGGGACTAATTAAGTCATGTTCTTGA
- the LOC132641314 gene encoding ACT domain-containing protein ACR4-like isoform X2, which produces MGNGLWMYFMLLMNMEISSLKITLLNAFSRFSLLQSLGPKGCSFRSLTRSVGVQSAAEQTTIELTGRDRPGLLSEIFAVLTDHKCNVVAAEVWTHNSRMASVVYITDEENGLSIDDTDRLAKIRQLLLYVLKGERDRRGANTAVSVGSTHKERRLHQMMYADRDYDKDDMDCISSDRTKPLVTVESCAEKGYTVVNLRCADRPKLIFDTVCTLTDMQYVVYHGTLIAEGLEAYQEYYIRHMDGYPISSEAERQRVIQCLEAAIKRRISNGIRLELCGDDRIGFLSDVTRIFRENGLSVSRAEVTTRGSQAVNVFYVIDASGSQVKSETIEAVRKEIGQTVLRVKDNDVCSSASPPQQTARFSLGHIFRSSSEKFLFNLGLIKSCS; this is translated from the exons ATGGGGAATGGTTTATGGATG TATTTCATGTTactgatgaatatggaaataagCTCACTGAAGATAACGTTGCTGAACGCATTCAGCAG ATTTTCTCTGTTGCAGTCACTGGGACCGAAGGGCTGCAGCTTCCGTTCTTTGACAAGATCCGTGGGTGTTCAATCTGCAGCGGAGCAGACAACCATAGAATTAACTGGGCGGGACCGTCCAGGATTACTCTCGGAGATCTTTGCTGTACTCACGGACCACAAATGTAATGTGGTAGCAGCAGAAGTGTGGACTCATAATTCAAGAATGGCATCAGTTGTGTACATAACTGATGAAGAGAACGGATTGTCAATAGATGATACTGATCGGCTTGCTAAAATCAGGCAATTGCTTTTGTACGTTTTAAAAGGGGAAAGAGACAGGCGAGGTGCCAACACTGCAGTTTCTGTTGGTTCCACTCATAAAGAGAGGAGGCTACATCAAATGATGTATGCTGATCGCGATTATGATAAGGATGATATGGATTGTATATCGAGTGATCGGACTAAGCCCTTAGTAACTGTAGAAAGTTGTGCAGAAAAAGGCTACACCGTTGTGAATTTAAGATGTGCAGACCGTCCTAAGCTGATCTTTGATACAGTGTGCACATTAACCGATATGCAGTatgtggtatatcatggtacCCTCATTGCTGAAGGACTGGAGGCTTATCAG GAATATTACATTAGGCATATGGATGGATATCCAATCAGTTCTGAAGCAGAGAGACAGCGCGTGATACAATGCTTGGAGGCGGCTATAAAGAGACGAATTTCTAAT GGAATAAGACTGGAATTATGTGGTGATGACAGAATTGGGTTTCTATCGGATGTAACTCGCATATTTAGAGAGAATGGTCTTTCTGTTTCCAGGGCTGAGGTAACGACAAGAGGCTCGCAAGCTGTTAATGTTTTCTATGTTATTGATGCATCAGGAAGTCAAGTTAAAAGTGAAACCATTGAAGCAGTCCGTAAAGAAATAGGTCAGACCGTTCTTCGTGTCAAGGACAACGATGTCTGCTCCAGTGCTTCACCACCACAGCAAACTGCGAGATTCTCTTTGGGACATATATTCAGATCAAGCTCAGAGAAATTTCTGTTCAACTTGGGACTAATTAAGTCATGTTCTTGA